The following proteins are encoded in a genomic region of Cryptomeria japonica chromosome 11, Sugi_1.0, whole genome shotgun sequence:
- the LOC131031369 gene encoding serine/threonine-protein kinase UCNL-like produces MEDWSIKSAESVEEFKPIRILGHGDMGNVFLVMHLHSRKPVAMKVIDKQVVEEKRSFKRVQMEKEILSKLDHPFLPRLFAKFESSNHYYLLMGYCSGGDLSVLRQNQQDKRFSESAARFYAAEIVLALEYLHQHGILYRDLKPENILVQANGHIILTDFDLSIIINSLQRRRSRSFDGDKKTNKADFQRPLLDKLNLTRAKNHIDSSTSIPKQEERVRSISKSNSFKNYKYTCHDNTKSKSFFDESHSFVGTEEYVSPEVLWGIGHGYVVDWWAFGIVLYEMVYGKTPFKGSTRKETFFNVLCKEPQLLGPQSPLKDLIQHLLVKDPSERLGFNNDAHEIKNHEFFNGVKWDELEFVSRPPFVPPPFSFDNYEDMIDDNSKIKEKIDFF; encoded by the exons ATGGAGGACTGGAGCATTAAATCTGCAGAGTCCGTGGAGGAATTCAAGCCCATAAGGATTCTGGGGCATGGTGATATGGGGAATGTTTTCTTGGTAATGCATTTGCACAGTAGAAAACCTGTGGCTATGAAGGTGATTGATAAACAGGTTGTGGAGGAGAAGAGGAGTTTTAAGAGGGTTCAGATGGAGAAAGAGATCCTGTCAAAGTTGGATCATCCTTTTCTGCCCAGACTGTTTGCTAAATTTGAGTCTTCAAACCATTACTATCTTTTGATGGGTTATTGCTCTGGAGGGGACCTTAGTGTGCTCAGACAGAACCAGCAGGATAAAAGATTTTCAGAGTCTGCTGCTAG GTTTTATGCAGCAGAAATAGTCCTTGCTCTTGAGTACCTTCATCAGCATGGAATATTGTATAGAGATTTGAAACCAGAAAACATACTAGTTCAAGCCAATGGGCATATTATCCTCACTGACTTTGATCTCTCCATCATCATCAATAGCCTTCAAAGGCGTAGATCAAGATCCTTCGACggagacaaaaagacaaacaaggCAGATTTCCAAAGGCCCCTTCTAGACAAGTTGAATCTCACTAGAGCCAAAAATCACATAGATTCATCTACCTCAATACCAAAACAAGAGGAACGAGTGAGATCAATTTCCAAGTCTAATAGCTTTAAGAATTACAAATATACTTGTCATGACAACACCAAAAGCAAATCATTTTTTGACGAGTCACATTCATTTGTTGGAACTGAAGAGTATGTTTCCCCTGAGGTCTTATGGGGCATAGGGCATGGCTATGTTGTAGATTGGTGGGCTTTTGGAATAGTATTGTATGAGATGGTATATGGGAAGACCCCTTTCAAGGGATCCACAAGGAAGGAAACATTTTTTAATGTGCTATGTAAAGAGCCACAATTATTAGGACCCCAATCCCCTTTGAAGGATTTGATTCAACATTTATTAGTGAAGGATCCAAGTGAGAGGCTAGGATTTAACAATGATGCACATGAAATAAAGAATCATGAATTCTTTAATGGGGTTAAGTGGGATGAGTTAGAGTTTGTGTCTAGGCCACCATTTGTGCCCCCACCCTTTAGTTTTGATAATTATGAAGATATGATTGATGATaattcaaaaataaaagaaaagatagattttttttga